A single window of Sander lucioperca isolate FBNREF2018 chromosome 22, SLUC_FBN_1.2, whole genome shotgun sequence DNA harbors:
- the crp1 gene encoding pentraxin fusion protein, producing MSVNTVRFAVGVLGVFGWSLTLSSATQVGLSDKVLVFPYETDFSFVALIPQKEMGLRAFTLCMRVATELPEERQIILFAYRTADYDELNVWREQDGRISFYMSGDGTFFHLPPLTTFRTSLCLTWESRTGLTAFWVEGKRSTYQVYKPGHSIRPKGTVLLGQDPDKHLGGLEAVQSFVGEITDLNMWDFVLSRSMIQAWHYGHKVPKGNIFDWGNMEYELNGNVMVVDDD from the exons ATG agtGTCAACACTGTGAGGTTTGCTGTGGGTGTACTTGGTGTCTTTGGATGGTCTCTGACACTCTCCTCAGCCACCCAAG TGGGTCTGAGCGACAAAGTCCTGGTGTTTCCTTATGAAACAGACTTTAGCTTTGTGGCCCTGATCCCGCAGAAGGAGATGGGGCTGAGGGCCTTCACTCTCTGCATGCGTGTGGCCACTGAGCTGCCGGAAGAACGTCAGATCATCCTGTTCGCCTACCGCACCGCTGACTACGACGAGCTCAACGTATGGCGTGAGCAAGACGGACGCATCTCCTTTTACATGAGCGGTGACGGCACCTTCTTCCACCTGCCGCCCCTTACCACCTTCCGCACCAGCCTCTGCCTGACCTGGGAGTCTCGCACGGGCCTCACTGCTTTCTGGGTGGAAGGGAAACGCAGCACCTACCAGGTCTACAAACCTGGGCACAGCATCCGTCCAAAAGGCACCGTCCTCCTGGGCCAGGACCCAGACAAACACCTGGGAGGTTTAGAGGCCGTGCAGAGCTTTGTAGGGGAGATAACAGATCTGAATATGTGGGACTTTGTGCTCTCCAGGAGCATGATCCAGGCCTGGCACTATGGGCACAAGGTCCCCAAGGGCAACATCTTTGACTGGGGCAATATGGAGTATGAGCTGAACGGTAACGTGATGGTGGTGGATGATGACTGA